A genomic segment from Malaclemys terrapin pileata isolate rMalTer1 chromosome 1, rMalTer1.hap1, whole genome shotgun sequence encodes:
- the LOC128843272 gene encoding C->U-editing enzyme APOBEC-1-like isoform X3: protein MYPETSRKGENESTIPTSFTRWKICQEDFVENYDPSVLPSVTYLLYEITWNSRRRPWQRWICSAGGEHAETYFLEDVYRKLRSNPFVHCSITCYISWSPCGYCCQEIIDFLEKMPNLSLVIYVSRLYWHQVENNRNGLWNLENIGVSIQVMDLPDYSYCWRTFVYDEDKDEDDYWPRHFAPWIMLYSLELQSILQNIPSCLKISSDENYTPVFSLCVEDEEQKRALTSYNTY from the exons ATGTATCCAGAGACATCACGCAAGGGTGAGAATGAAAGCACCATACCCACGTCCTTCACAAG GTGGAAGATATGccaggaggattttgtggagaaTTATGACCCAAGTGTCCTTCCAAGTGTGACTTACCTTCTCTATGAAATCACGTGGAACTCTCGCAGAAGGCCCTGGCAAAGATGGATCTGTAGTGCTGGCGGTGAGCATGCTGAAACGTACTTCCTGGAAGATGTCTATAGAAAGCTAAGATCTAATCCTTTTGTCCACTGCTCCATCACCTGTTACATATCCTGGAGTCCCTGTGGGTACTGCTGCCAGGAGATCATAGATTTTCTGGAGAAAATGCCTAATTTGAGTCTAGTCATTTATGTATCACGGCTCTACTGGCACCAAGTCGAAAACAATCGTAACGGACTGTGGAACCTGGAGAATATCGGAGTGTCCATCCAAGTCATGGATCTCCCAG ATTATAGCTACTGTTGGAGAACATTTGTCTATGATGAGGACAAGGATGAAGATGATTATTGGCCCAGGCACTTTGCTCCATGGATAATGCTATATTCTCTTGAACTCCAGTCCATCCTTCAG AACATTCCATCTTGCTTAAAGATTTCATCAGATGAGAATTATACTCCAGTTTTCAGCCTGTGTGTAGAAGATGAGGAACAGAAAAGAGCACTCACATCATACAATACCTATTAG
- the LOC128843289 gene encoding C->U-editing enzyme APOBEC-1-like isoform X2 — protein sequence MATGWNRDHVSRGITQGGKILQETFIDSYDPSVLRRVQYMLYEIKWSNSKRPWQSCCHSTRMEHAEIHFIEDVFQEQRSDPSVHCSITWYMSWSPCGYCCKQIRDFLKDQPNVNLVIYVARIYWHKREINRQGLRSLMNLGVSIRVMDLPDYSYCWRTFVYDEDKDEDDYWPRHFAPWIMLYSLELQSILQNIPSCLKISSVKNQTPVFSLCVDEKQKRALTSANPY from the exons ATGGCCACTGGCTGGAACAGAG ATCATGTATCCAGAGGCATCACACAGGG GGGGAAGATACTCCAGGAGACATTTATAGACAGTTATGACCCAAGTGTCCTTCGAAGGGTGCAATACATGCTCTATGAAATCAAGTGGAGCAATAGCAAAAGGCCCTGGCAGAGCTGTTGCCATAGCACTCGGATGGAGCATGCTGAAATCCACTTCATAGAAGATGTCTTTCAGGAGCAAAGATCTGATCCTTCTGTCCACTGCTCCATCACCTGGTACATGTCCTGGAGTCCCTGTGGGTATTGCTGCAAGCAAATCAGGGATTTCCTGAAGGACCAGCCTAATGTGAATCTAGTTATTTATGTAGCACGGATCTACTGGCACAAAAGGGAAATCAATCGTCAGGGTCTACGGAGCCTGATGAACCTTGGAGTGTCCATCCGAGTCATGGACCTCCCAG ATTATAGCTACTGTTGGAGAACATTTGTCTATGATGAGGACAAGGATGAAGATGATTATTGGCCCAGGCACTTTGCTCCATGGATAATGCTATATTCTCTTGAACTCCAGTCCATCCTTCAG AACATTCCGTCTTGCTTAAAGATTTCATCAGTTAAGAACCAGACTCCAGTTTTCAGCCTATGTGTAGATGAGAAACAGAAAAGAGCACTCACATCAGCCAATCCCTATTAG
- the LOC128843272 gene encoding C->U-editing enzyme APOBEC-1-like isoform X1 has protein sequence MKAPYPRPSQGLQRKWELGRFRSHSPLISVTLDLTLLLPCLSLFSSITISESPILLWKICQEDFVENYDPSVLPSVTYLLYEITWNSRRRPWQRWICSAGGEHAETYFLEDVYRKLRSNPFVHCSITCYISWSPCGYCCQEIIDFLEKMPNLSLVIYVSRLYWHQVENNRNGLWNLENIGVSIQVMDLPDYSYCWRTFVYDEDKDEDDYWPRHFAPWIMLYSLELQSILQNIPSCLKISSDENYTPVFSLCVEDEEQKRALTSYNTY, from the exons ATGAAAGCACCATACCCACGTCCTTCACAAGGTTTACAGAGAAAGTGGGAGCTGGGAAGATTCAGATCTCACTCCCCTCTCATCAGTGTGACACTAGATTTAACTCTCCTtcttccctgcctctctctcttttcttccatcaCTATCTCTGAGTCTCCTATCCTTCT GTGGAAGATATGccaggaggattttgtggagaaTTATGACCCAAGTGTCCTTCCAAGTGTGACTTACCTTCTCTATGAAATCACGTGGAACTCTCGCAGAAGGCCCTGGCAAAGATGGATCTGTAGTGCTGGCGGTGAGCATGCTGAAACGTACTTCCTGGAAGATGTCTATAGAAAGCTAAGATCTAATCCTTTTGTCCACTGCTCCATCACCTGTTACATATCCTGGAGTCCCTGTGGGTACTGCTGCCAGGAGATCATAGATTTTCTGGAGAAAATGCCTAATTTGAGTCTAGTCATTTATGTATCACGGCTCTACTGGCACCAAGTCGAAAACAATCGTAACGGACTGTGGAACCTGGAGAATATCGGAGTGTCCATCCAAGTCATGGATCTCCCAG ATTATAGCTACTGTTGGAGAACATTTGTCTATGATGAGGACAAGGATGAAGATGATTATTGGCCCAGGCACTTTGCTCCATGGATAATGCTATATTCTCTTGAACTCCAGTCCATCCTTCAG AACATTCCATCTTGCTTAAAGATTTCATCAGATGAGAATTATACTCCAGTTTTCAGCCTGTGTGTAGAAGATGAGGAACAGAAAAGAGCACTCACATCATACAATACCTATTAG
- the LOC128843272 gene encoding C->U-editing enzyme APOBEC-1-like isoform X4, producing the protein MATGWNRGHVSRDITQGWKICQEDFVENYDPSVLPSVTYLLYEITWNSRRRPWQRWICSAGGEHAETYFLEDVYRKLRSNPFVHCSITCYISWSPCGYCCQEIIDFLEKMPNLSLVIYVSRLYWHQVENNRNGLWNLENIGVSIQVMDLPDYSYCWRTFVYDEDKDEDDYWPRHFAPWIMLYSLELQSILQNIPSCLKISSDENYTPVFSLCVEDEEQKRALTSYNTY; encoded by the exons ATGGCCACTGGCTGGAACAGAG GTCATGTATCCAGAGACATCACGCAAGG GTGGAAGATATGccaggaggattttgtggagaaTTATGACCCAAGTGTCCTTCCAAGTGTGACTTACCTTCTCTATGAAATCACGTGGAACTCTCGCAGAAGGCCCTGGCAAAGATGGATCTGTAGTGCTGGCGGTGAGCATGCTGAAACGTACTTCCTGGAAGATGTCTATAGAAAGCTAAGATCTAATCCTTTTGTCCACTGCTCCATCACCTGTTACATATCCTGGAGTCCCTGTGGGTACTGCTGCCAGGAGATCATAGATTTTCTGGAGAAAATGCCTAATTTGAGTCTAGTCATTTATGTATCACGGCTCTACTGGCACCAAGTCGAAAACAATCGTAACGGACTGTGGAACCTGGAGAATATCGGAGTGTCCATCCAAGTCATGGATCTCCCAG ATTATAGCTACTGTTGGAGAACATTTGTCTATGATGAGGACAAGGATGAAGATGATTATTGGCCCAGGCACTTTGCTCCATGGATAATGCTATATTCTCTTGAACTCCAGTCCATCCTTCAG AACATTCCATCTTGCTTAAAGATTTCATCAGATGAGAATTATACTCCAGTTTTCAGCCTGTGTGTAGAAGATGAGGAACAGAAAAGAGCACTCACATCATACAATACCTATTAG
- the LOC128843289 gene encoding C->U-editing enzyme APOBEC-1-like isoform X1, with protein MLGSLISNVSVIRNRNEREKHTPVKQDTAWEAVVKAMATGWNRDHVSRGITQGGKILQETFIDSYDPSVLRRVQYMLYEIKWSNSKRPWQSCCHSTRMEHAEIHFIEDVFQEQRSDPSVHCSITWYMSWSPCGYCCKQIRDFLKDQPNVNLVIYVARIYWHKREINRQGLRSLMNLGVSIRVMDLPDYSYCWRTFVYDEDKDEDDYWPRHFAPWIMLYSLELQSILQNIPSCLKISSVKNQTPVFSLCVDEKQKRALTSANPY; from the exons ATGCTGGGTTCTCTAATCTCTAATGTTTCTGTTATCAGGAATAGAAACGAAAGGGAGAAACACACACCAGTAAAACAGGACACAGCCTGGGAGGCTGTAGTGAAAGCCATGGCCACTGGCTGGAACAGAG ATCATGTATCCAGAGGCATCACACAGGG GGGGAAGATACTCCAGGAGACATTTATAGACAGTTATGACCCAAGTGTCCTTCGAAGGGTGCAATACATGCTCTATGAAATCAAGTGGAGCAATAGCAAAAGGCCCTGGCAGAGCTGTTGCCATAGCACTCGGATGGAGCATGCTGAAATCCACTTCATAGAAGATGTCTTTCAGGAGCAAAGATCTGATCCTTCTGTCCACTGCTCCATCACCTGGTACATGTCCTGGAGTCCCTGTGGGTATTGCTGCAAGCAAATCAGGGATTTCCTGAAGGACCAGCCTAATGTGAATCTAGTTATTTATGTAGCACGGATCTACTGGCACAAAAGGGAAATCAATCGTCAGGGTCTACGGAGCCTGATGAACCTTGGAGTGTCCATCCGAGTCATGGACCTCCCAG ATTATAGCTACTGTTGGAGAACATTTGTCTATGATGAGGACAAGGATGAAGATGATTATTGGCCCAGGCACTTTGCTCCATGGATAATGCTATATTCTCTTGAACTCCAGTCCATCCTTCAG AACATTCCGTCTTGCTTAAAGATTTCATCAGTTAAGAACCAGACTCCAGTTTTCAGCCTATGTGTAGATGAGAAACAGAAAAGAGCACTCACATCAGCCAATCCCTATTAG
- the LOC128843289 gene encoding C->U-editing enzyme APOBEC-1-like isoform X3, producing the protein MLYEIKWSNSKRPWQSCCHSTRMEHAEIHFIEDVFQEQRSDPSVHCSITWYMSWSPCGYCCKQIRDFLKDQPNVNLVIYVARIYWHKREINRQGLRSLMNLGVSIRVMDLPDYSYCWRTFVYDEDKDEDDYWPRHFAPWIMLYSLELQSILQNIPSCLKISSVKNQTPVFSLCVDEKQKRALTSANPY; encoded by the exons ATGCTCTATGAAATCAAGTGGAGCAATAGCAAAAGGCCCTGGCAGAGCTGTTGCCATAGCACTCGGATGGAGCATGCTGAAATCCACTTCATAGAAGATGTCTTTCAGGAGCAAAGATCTGATCCTTCTGTCCACTGCTCCATCACCTGGTACATGTCCTGGAGTCCCTGTGGGTATTGCTGCAAGCAAATCAGGGATTTCCTGAAGGACCAGCCTAATGTGAATCTAGTTATTTATGTAGCACGGATCTACTGGCACAAAAGGGAAATCAATCGTCAGGGTCTACGGAGCCTGATGAACCTTGGAGTGTCCATCCGAGTCATGGACCTCCCAG ATTATAGCTACTGTTGGAGAACATTTGTCTATGATGAGGACAAGGATGAAGATGATTATTGGCCCAGGCACTTTGCTCCATGGATAATGCTATATTCTCTTGAACTCCAGTCCATCCTTCAG AACATTCCGTCTTGCTTAAAGATTTCATCAGTTAAGAACCAGACTCCAGTTTTCAGCCTATGTGTAGATGAGAAACAGAAAAGAGCACTCACATCAGCCAATCCCTATTAG
- the LOC128843272 gene encoding C->U-editing enzyme APOBEC-1-like isoform X2, giving the protein MKAPYPRPSQGLQRKWELGRFRSHSPLISVTLDLTLLLPCLSLFSSITISESPILLWKICQEDFVENYDPSVLPSVTYLLYEITWNSRRRPWQRWICSAGGEHAETYFLEDVYRKLRSNPFVHCSITCYISWSPCGYCCQEIIDFLEKMPNLSLVIYVSRLYWHQVENNRNGLWNLENIGVSIQVMDLPDYSYCWRTFVYDEDKDEDDYWPRHFAPWIMLYSLELQSILQAFPWSSNSIYCVPL; this is encoded by the exons ATGAAAGCACCATACCCACGTCCTTCACAAGGTTTACAGAGAAAGTGGGAGCTGGGAAGATTCAGATCTCACTCCCCTCTCATCAGTGTGACACTAGATTTAACTCTCCTtcttccctgcctctctctcttttcttccatcaCTATCTCTGAGTCTCCTATCCTTCT GTGGAAGATATGccaggaggattttgtggagaaTTATGACCCAAGTGTCCTTCCAAGTGTGACTTACCTTCTCTATGAAATCACGTGGAACTCTCGCAGAAGGCCCTGGCAAAGATGGATCTGTAGTGCTGGCGGTGAGCATGCTGAAACGTACTTCCTGGAAGATGTCTATAGAAAGCTAAGATCTAATCCTTTTGTCCACTGCTCCATCACCTGTTACATATCCTGGAGTCCCTGTGGGTACTGCTGCCAGGAGATCATAGATTTTCTGGAGAAAATGCCTAATTTGAGTCTAGTCATTTATGTATCACGGCTCTACTGGCACCAAGTCGAAAACAATCGTAACGGACTGTGGAACCTGGAGAATATCGGAGTGTCCATCCAAGTCATGGATCTCCCAG ATTATAGCTACTGTTGGAGAACATTTGTCTATGATGAGGACAAGGATGAAGATGATTATTGGCCCAGGCACTTTGCTCCATGGATAATGCTATATTCTCTTGAACTCCAGTCCATCCTTCAG GCTTTCCCATGGTCCTCAAACTCCATATATTGTGTTCCTTTGTGA